A stretch of DNA from Ovis aries strain OAR_USU_Benz2616 breed Rambouillet chromosome 14, ARS-UI_Ramb_v3.0, whole genome shotgun sequence:
CGGCTCGGTCTCCGTGTCGCTCCCTCGCTCCATCCTGCCATGGTCCCGCTGGCCTCTGTGCTGGCCCCATCTCTGCCTGCatctctttgttttctctccatctctgtctctgctGGGTGTCCCCATCTCTCGCCTGCTTTCTGCTTCTCGCCGTCCCATCTTCCTGCTGCTCCAGGTCTCTGCCTCTCACCCCGGCCCCTTTCCTgcgtctgtctctccctctcttgcCCCGCTAAGCCTCTgaccctctctgtctctccatcgcTCTGTCTCTGCATTTCcgcgccgccccccaccccacccccagcccccgcaACAAtatctctgtctcttccctttctctttacAGACATGGATCCGCAGCCCCCTCCACCAGCCCAGGGCAGCCCACCTcaccggggccggggccggggccggggccgagGCCGTGggaggggccggggccggggccgggggggCGCTGGAGCCCCCCGggcgcccctgccctgccccacgtGTGGCCGCCTCTTCCGCTTCCCCTACTACCTCTCTCGGCACCGGCTGAGCCACTCAGGCCTGCGGCCCCACGCCTGCCCCCTGTGCCCTAAGGCCTTCCGCCGGCCGGCCCACCTCTCCCGCCACCTGCGTGGCCACGGGCCGCAGCCCCCGCTGCGCTGCGCCGCCTGCCCGCGCACCTTCCCCGAGCCGGCGCAACTCCGGCGCCACCTGGCCCAGGAGCACGCAGGAGGCGGCGTCGAGCTGGCCATCGACAGGGCGGCCAAGGAGGCAACTGAGTCCAGCTGGGGCCCGCAGGACAAGGCCGCCGAGCAGCCGCCCGGCGCCGGAGCCGAGGAGGAAGACGCGGCGCCAGAGGCGGCGGCAGCAGCGCGGCCCGAGCCGTGGGCCGCGGGCGAGCCGGGCACGCCAGCAGCCGCCTCAAGCGCGGGAGCCCGCGAGCCAGAGGGGGCCGGGGCTGAGGCCGAGGCGGGGGCGGCGGAGCTCAGGGCCGAGCTGGCGCTGGCAGCtgggcggcaggaggagaagcaggtccTGCTGCAGGCCGACTGGACGCTGCTGTGTCTCCGCTGCCGGGAGGCCTTCGCCACCAAGGGCGAGCTCAAAGCGCACCCGTGCCTGCGCCCCGAGGGCGACCAGGAGGGCGAGGGCGGCCCCCCGCCGCGCCCCAAGCGCCACCAGTGCTCCATCTGCCTCAAGGCCTTCGCCAGGCCCTGGTCGCTGTCCCGCCACCGGCTGGTCCACTCCACCGACCGCCCCTTCGTGTGCACGGACTGCGGCCTGGCGTTCCGCCTGGCCTCCTACCTCCGCCAGCACCGCCGCGTCCACGGCGCACTCAGCCTGCTGGCCCCGCTGCCCGCGGCGGCCAAGAAGGACGACAAGGCGGTGGCGGCGGGCGGCCGGACCTCAGGGAGGGGGCCAGAAGGGGGCGAAGGGGCAGAGGGTGGGCCGGGCGGGCAGAACGGAGGCGAGGCGGCCCCGGCCCGGGCCCCAGCCGGCGAGCCCCGCTTCTGGTGCCCTGAGTGCGGCAAGGGCTTCCGGCGCAGGGCGCACCTGCGGCAGCACGGGGTGACCCACTCGGGTGCGAGGCCCTTCCAGTGCGTGCGCTGCCAGCGGGAGTTCAAGCGGCTGGCTGACCTGGCCCGCCATGCGCAGGTGCACGCGGGGGGCCCGGCCCCGCACCCCTGCCCGCACTGCTCGCGCCGCTTCTCCCGCGCCTACAGCCTGCTGCGCCACCAGCGCTGCCACCGCGCCGAGCTGGAGCGGGCCGCCGCCGCGCAGCAGGCGCTGCAGGCCCCGGCCTCGCCACCGCGTGCCCCGATGCCCCCCGCAGGCCAGGAGGCCGAGGGGCTCCCGCTGCCCCTCGCCCATATCAAGGAAGAGCCGCCGTCCCCGGGGTCCCCGCCCCAGTCGCCGGCGGCAGCACCCCCTGTCTTCCTCAGCGCCTCCTGCTTCGACAGCCAAGACCACTCGGCCTTCgagatggaggaagaggagacTGAGAGCAAGGCTCACCTGCACGGTCTGGGGGGCCTGGCCTCCTGACCCGCACCCACCCCCTCAGCCCCACCGTGGGAGCTGACCCCCCCTCCCCCGATTTGCAGCATGGAGGAGGGAAGTGAAAGGAGAGGAGCCTCCTCTGTGAACCCATCCTCCCCTTCCAGCCCTCGACACTAGGGGCGGGGGCTGGACGCCCCTCCGTCCCCATTGCCCACCCCCAGACCCCTGATGCTGGTTAGAAACTGCTTGCCCCACGTCTGAAGGCAGGACTCTGAGTCAGAGGCGGAGGACATTGGCCAGACGGATGAAGACTGAAAGGGGGGACCCCCCCAAGCCTGGCTGCCTCCCTGTTTCACACACTGGACACCATCACTTCTTTGGAACTGCCggatcctggggtggggggcagtcccCAGTGAGCAAAGGTCTGTCCCTGTCCCTTTGTCCGTCTGTGAATAAATGTGAGTTTGTGGAACTGGAGAGAGTAGGGCTGTCTGTACGGGGAAGGCCGGTGGGGTGGGTGAGTCTGGGAAGCCGGGCGGCATCTTGGCTAAGAGTGGAAGAAGGCAGAGCCCCACTTCAGGGGACACGGGCCCAAAAGCCAAGCAAGACACTTATGAGAAGAGCCAGGGGCGGGAGATGACAAGCTGCCCTCTGCCCAGGGGTCTTCAGGGACCCCTATGTGCACTTATTCACTGAACACTGCCCGAGTGAGCGTGAGGCCCCGGGTACGTGAGAAGAGGAAAGCCGCTCTGCGGGAACCCAGGACTGCCACTCGGCACCGGCTGACACGGTGTAGCCACGGGCCCCAGGCGGCGCTCCCACTGAAACGGAGAATAATACGTTcatgataaaataattaaaacggAATAAGATTAAACACTCCTCAGTGTTTGTTTCAAGTGCCCAGTATCTCCCTGTGGCCGGTGGCTACCCAGCTGGACAGCACAAATCTAGAACATTCCACATCACCAAAAGTTCCACCAGAACCTCGCTGCCCTAGATAATAAACCAGTCTGCACCACATCAGGTACTGATAAGGGCTTCCAAGAGAACTGTGGGGTGCTGTGCAGACGGAGCCCAGGGGACGGCGGGCCTCTGGGGAGATGACCTCTGACCTTCTGACCTGAATGAAGAACCAGTGGAAAGAGGGAAGAGCAGGGGCAAAggagcaggggtgtgtgtgtgtgtgtgtgtgtgtgtgtgtgtgtgtgttaggtggCTGCTCCCTGTTAAGAAACTGCAAGGAATCATGGGTGGGGTGGGCAGTGTCATTGTGTGCACAGCCTcgaggtctgtgtgtgtgtgtgtgtgtgtttagcccATTTGTTTAGGTCCTAGTAGTGGAGGGGGGATGTCTCCAGGCCAGTCCTCCTTAAGCTCCCTCTTTTTCCTCCTACTGACAtcctgcccccctgcccccgcccaggCTCTCTCACCCTGTGCAGACAGTGGCCCTGACTA
This window harbors:
- the ZNF579 gene encoding zinc finger protein 579: MDPQPPPPAQGSPPHRGRGRGRGRGRGRGRGRGRGGAGAPRAPLPCPTCGRLFRFPYYLSRHRLSHSGLRPHACPLCPKAFRRPAHLSRHLRGHGPQPPLRCAACPRTFPEPAQLRRHLAQEHAGGGVELAIDRAAKEATESSWGPQDKAAEQPPGAGAEEEDAAPEAAAAARPEPWAAGEPGTPAAASSAGAREPEGAGAEAEAGAAELRAELALAAGRQEEKQVLLQADWTLLCLRCREAFATKGELKAHPCLRPEGDQEGEGGPPPRPKRHQCSICLKAFARPWSLSRHRLVHSTDRPFVCTDCGLAFRLASYLRQHRRVHGALSLLAPLPAAAKKDDKAVAAGGRTSGRGPEGGEGAEGGPGGQNGGEAAPARAPAGEPRFWCPECGKGFRRRAHLRQHGVTHSGARPFQCVRCQREFKRLADLARHAQVHAGGPAPHPCPHCSRRFSRAYSLLRHQRCHRAELERAAAAQQALQAPASPPRAPMPPAGQEAEGLPLPLAHIKEEPPSPGSPPQSPAAAPPVFLSASCFDSQDHSAFEMEEEETESKAHLHGLGGLAS